In a single window of the Syntrophorhabdaceae bacterium genome:
- the lpxD gene encoding UDP-3-O-(3-hydroxymyristoyl)glucosamine N-acyltransferase, which produces MITLRDIAAAVKGDLIGDGDIPIHGIAGIQGATEGQISFLTHGSYLKHVPQCKASALIIGRKTSLDDVAGMNVIVVDNPDLASIDVAGMFLEAPSMPAGIDSRAFVSPEATVDASASVGPFACIEKKARIGENVIVYPFSYIGPNVTIGEGSVIYPHVTIYRDTTIGKNVIIHANSVIAGDGFGYVWDGTKHAKIPQVGSVIIEDDVEIGANTAIDRASLETTVIGRGTKIDNLVQVAHNVTIGQNSIIVSQVGIAGSAHIGNHVVLAGQAGVRDHVTVGDQVMAGGQTGITKDVPAGSLIWGTPHMPHKEWMRLQLYMKKLPALFERIKEMEKKLLREEDDDRHK; this is translated from the coding sequence ATGATCACGCTGAGGGATATCGCTGCCGCAGTCAAGGGAGATCTGATCGGTGACGGGGATATCCCGATTCATGGCATTGCCGGCATTCAAGGCGCCACAGAGGGCCAGATCAGCTTCCTGACCCATGGCAGCTATCTGAAACACGTCCCGCAGTGCAAGGCTTCGGCACTGATAATCGGGAGGAAAACATCCCTTGACGATGTTGCGGGGATGAACGTGATCGTCGTCGACAACCCGGACCTTGCCAGCATAGATGTGGCGGGGATGTTCCTGGAGGCACCATCGATGCCTGCCGGCATCGATTCTCGCGCCTTCGTCAGCCCCGAGGCGACCGTGGACGCAAGCGCTTCCGTGGGGCCTTTTGCCTGTATAGAGAAGAAGGCGCGTATCGGAGAGAATGTCATCGTTTATCCTTTCTCCTATATCGGCCCCAACGTCACCATCGGCGAAGGCAGCGTCATCTACCCCCACGTCACCATCTACCGGGACACGACGATCGGGAAGAATGTGATCATCCACGCCAACAGCGTGATAGCCGGCGATGGTTTCGGCTATGTCTGGGATGGTACGAAACACGCCAAGATACCCCAGGTGGGTTCCGTCATTATTGAGGACGATGTCGAGATCGGCGCCAACACAGCCATCGACCGCGCATCCCTTGAGACCACGGTGATCGGCCGAGGGACAAAGATCGACAACCTCGTTCAGGTGGCCCACAATGTCACGATAGGACAGAATTCCATTATCGTGTCCCAGGTGGGCATCGCCGGCAGCGCTCACATCGGGAACCACGTGGTCCTTGCGGGTCAGGCAGGCGTAAGGGACCATGTGACCGTGGGAGACCAGGTCATGGCCGGGGGCCAAACAGGCATCACCAAGGACGTGCCCGCAGGGTCTCTCATCTGGGGAACCCCGCACATGCCCCACAAGGAATGGATGAGACTCCAGCTTTATATGAAAAAACTCCCCGCCCTTTTCGAAAGGATCAAGGAGATGGAAAAGAAACTCTTACGGGAGGAAGATGATGACCGACATAAATGA
- a CDS encoding amidohydrolase, with the protein MTILIKGVLLDGAVRDIFIDSGVIVEISPLCTRPADKTIDGSGKAALPSLINGHTHAAMTLFRGYADDMPLKTWLEDKIWVLESKLTEDDVYRGAKLACLEMIKNGVTVFNDMYWHWEATARAVNEMKIRGFISAVFIDMFDGGKGREQIALNRDLHALSRNYEPYATFTFGPHALYTVSRASLEWMRDFSAEKDILIHMHLAETADETRFSQEQYGMSPVEFLDSIGLFSERYIGCHGCALEEADVDILKARHARLVHVPVSNLKLAVGRVFPHRLMQQAGIPYCFGTDGCASNNHLDVLETMKFASLLAKFHTSDPTMLPARQTFDMATRTAADIFRLGEWSIREGLSPDIILIDLKRPEFVPNFDIHSDMVYAANGSAVDTVICMGEVLMENRVVPGEEEIMTRAAEAAHDLVKR; encoded by the coding sequence GTGACGATCCTCATCAAGGGCGTCCTCCTCGACGGCGCCGTCAGGGACATCTTCATCGACAGCGGCGTCATCGTCGAGATCTCTCCGTTGTGCACCCGTCCCGCCGACAAGACGATAGACGGCAGCGGCAAGGCCGCCCTGCCCTCGCTCATAAACGGCCACACCCATGCCGCGATGACCCTCTTTCGGGGATATGCCGACGACATGCCGCTGAAGACCTGGCTCGAGGACAAGATATGGGTCCTCGAATCGAAGCTCACCGAAGATGATGTCTACCGGGGGGCAAAACTTGCCTGTCTGGAGATGATCAAGAACGGTGTCACCGTCTTCAACGACATGTACTGGCACTGGGAGGCAACCGCCCGGGCCGTCAATGAAATGAAGATACGGGGATTCATCAGCGCCGTCTTTATCGACATGTTCGACGGAGGCAAGGGCCGCGAGCAGATAGCCCTGAACCGCGACCTCCACGCCCTTTCGAGAAACTATGAACCTTACGCGACCTTCACTTTCGGTCCCCACGCGCTCTACACGGTGTCCAGGGCCAGCCTCGAATGGATGCGCGATTTCTCCGCCGAGAAGGACATCCTCATCCATATGCACCTCGCGGAAACTGCCGATGAGACCCGTTTCTCGCAGGAACAATATGGAATGTCCCCGGTGGAGTTCCTCGATTCCATCGGCCTCTTTTCCGAGCGCTACATCGGCTGCCACGGCTGCGCTCTTGAAGAGGCAGACGTCGATATCCTCAAGGCGCGCCACGCGAGGCTCGTCCATGTGCCCGTCTCCAACCTGAAGCTTGCCGTGGGAAGAGTCTTTCCCCACCGTCTCATGCAGCAGGCCGGTATACCCTACTGCTTTGGGACAGACGGGTGTGCCTCCAACAACCACCTGGATGTCCTGGAGACGATGAAATTCGCCTCCCTCCTGGCAAAGTTCCATACATCGGACCCGACGATGCTGCCCGCACGGCAGACCTTCGACATGGCCACCCGGACTGCCGCCGATATCTTCCGTCTCGGCGAGTGGTCCATCAGGGAGGGCCTGAGCCCCGACATTATCCTTATCGACCTCAAAAGACCGGAGTTCGTTCCCAATTTCGATATTCATTCCGATATGGTTTACGCCGCAAACGGCTCTGCCGTGGACACGGTCATCTGCATGGGAGAGGTTCTCATGGAAAACCGCGTCGTTCCCGGTGAAGAGGAGATCATGACACGGGCCGCCGAGGCGGCTCACGACCTCGTCAAGAGATGA
- the fabZ gene encoding 3-hydroxyacyl-ACP dehydratase FabZ, giving the protein MMTDINEILTLLPHKYPFLLVDRVIEFEEAKRIVAIKNVTINEPFFQGHFPGRPIMPGVLILEAMAQAGGVLAFQSFPGMKGTVFFTGIDGARFRKPVIPGDQLRLVVDVVKHRREIWVFEAKAFVEDDVVAEARIMAMLKQE; this is encoded by the coding sequence ATGATGACCGACATAAATGAGATACTGACCCTGCTGCCTCACAAATACCCTTTTCTCCTGGTGGATCGTGTCATCGAGTTCGAAGAGGCGAAACGGATCGTCGCCATCAAGAATGTGACCATCAACGAACCATTCTTCCAGGGCCACTTTCCCGGCAGACCCATCATGCCGGGCGTTCTCATCCTTGAGGCAATGGCGCAGGCCGGCGGTGTCCTGGCCTTTCAATCCTTCCCTGGCATGAAGGGTACCGTCTTTTTTACGGGGATTGACGGTGCACGGTTCCGAAAGCCCGTGATACCCGGTGACCAGCTCAGGCTCGTCGTCGATGTTGTGAAGCATAGAAGAGAGATATGGGTCTTCGAGGCAAAAGCGTTCGTCGAGGACGACGTCGTGGCTGAGGCCCGCATTATGGCCATGCTTAAGCAGGAGTGA
- the bamA gene encoding outer membrane protein assembly factor BamA codes for MEKLKYAILLLLILCLPVLAQAQDPEGVVKVEVTGNERIDTAFISNNIKTKAGDAYNLDKLRDDMKNIYKTGFFSDVQIDVKDTDKGKSITFVVIERPPVKSILMSGNKKIKTDDLKDKLKIKTGTVLNIEKVKESMDEIRKLYASKGYYAAKITYEIDYGEAYDATVNFVIEEPQLSYVRKVAFTGNKTFKDSKLQGYMRTKEKGWFSWFTGSGILDEDVLLEDRRNIEAFYHDNGYTKVHAGAPDIQLSKDGKSISITIAIEEGAKHTVGTIDFAGDVIFPREELLRKIKTEPGKLFRTTVFYEDVLALTDVYQDKGYAFAEVAPLTTIDDTNHVVNVTFNVVKNQEVYFNRINMIGNTRTRDKVIRRELKFAEGDRFSITAIKDSKKKLKNTTFFKDTDFKIVKTDDPRKVNIDLSIEEKPTGTFSIGAGYSTSEKVIVSGAVSEDNFLGTGRKMVLEAALSSYTTEFRFTYLEPYIFDKNLSAGFSVFNFKRYMDTYDYKRMGGNVSLIKPLTDDIKGTVKYRIENVDVTNISNDASTYIKEQEGTSLTSSMTFSVGKNTIDDVLNPTKGINSGISVETAGGPFGGDNYFWAVTAFYGRYIPIKFWESSFFVKGTAGSIRGYSGKEVPITEKFYVGGLSSIRGFRYGEAGPMDENDEPIGAKNQMYFNLEWIFPIYKPAGVKGVVFTDSGAGFDDFSNLRMRSSAGLGIRWFSPLGPIRLELGFNLNPKENERKSLFDFAIGTQY; via the coding sequence ATGGAAAAACTGAAGTACGCTATTCTTCTCTTGCTGATTTTATGCCTTCCTGTCCTGGCTCAGGCTCAAGACCCCGAAGGGGTTGTAAAAGTTGAAGTCACCGGAAACGAACGCATCGATACAGCCTTCATATCCAACAACATCAAGACCAAAGCAGGTGACGCGTACAACCTCGACAAGCTCCGCGACGATATGAAAAACATATACAAGACGGGTTTCTTCAGCGACGTTCAGATAGACGTGAAAGATACCGACAAGGGCAAGAGCATCACCTTCGTCGTGATCGAAAGGCCTCCTGTCAAGTCCATCCTCATGTCGGGAAACAAGAAGATCAAGACCGACGACCTCAAGGACAAGCTGAAGATCAAGACCGGCACCGTCCTCAATATCGAAAAAGTGAAAGAAAGCATGGACGAGATCCGGAAGCTCTATGCCAGCAAGGGCTATTACGCCGCCAAGATCACCTACGAGATAGACTACGGAGAAGCCTATGACGCCACGGTCAACTTCGTGATAGAAGAACCGCAGCTCTCTTACGTCAGGAAGGTGGCCTTTACGGGCAACAAGACCTTCAAGGACAGCAAACTGCAAGGCTACATGAGGACCAAGGAAAAAGGCTGGTTCTCATGGTTCACCGGATCGGGCATACTCGATGAGGATGTCCTTCTGGAAGACCGCAGGAACATTGAAGCCTTTTATCATGATAACGGTTATACCAAAGTGCACGCCGGCGCGCCCGACATACAACTCTCCAAGGATGGCAAGAGCATTTCCATCACAATAGCCATCGAAGAGGGCGCCAAGCACACCGTCGGAACCATAGATTTCGCGGGAGATGTCATCTTCCCCCGGGAAGAGCTTCTTCGCAAGATCAAGACGGAACCAGGCAAACTCTTCAGGACCACCGTTTTCTATGAAGACGTCCTGGCATTGACAGACGTCTACCAGGACAAGGGATACGCATTCGCCGAAGTCGCTCCCCTGACCACCATAGACGACACCAACCATGTGGTCAATGTCACGTTCAACGTGGTCAAAAACCAGGAAGTATACTTTAACAGGATAAACATGATCGGGAACACGAGAACCCGGGACAAGGTCATACGTAGGGAACTGAAATTTGCCGAGGGCGATCGTTTTTCCATCACCGCCATCAAGGACAGCAAGAAGAAGCTGAAAAATACGACATTCTTCAAGGACACGGATTTCAAGATCGTCAAGACCGATGATCCCAGGAAGGTCAACATCGACCTCAGCATCGAAGAGAAACCGACGGGTACCTTCAGTATAGGCGCCGGTTACAGCACATCGGAGAAGGTGATCGTCTCCGGGGCGGTCTCAGAGGACAATTTCCTGGGCACCGGCAGGAAGATGGTCCTCGAGGCGGCTCTCAGCAGCTATACCACCGAGTTCAGGTTCACCTACCTCGAGCCTTACATCTTCGACAAGAACCTTTCGGCCGGATTCAGCGTCTTCAACTTCAAACGGTACATGGACACCTACGACTACAAGAGGATGGGAGGCAACGTGTCCCTCATCAAACCCCTCACCGACGACATCAAGGGGACCGTCAAGTACCGGATCGAGAACGTCGACGTGACAAACATCTCCAATGATGCCAGCACCTACATCAAGGAACAGGAAGGCACCAGCCTTACGAGCAGCATGACCTTCAGCGTGGGCAAGAACACAATAGATGATGTATTGAATCCCACCAAGGGCATAAACAGCGGCATATCCGTGGAAACGGCAGGCGGTCCCTTTGGCGGGGACAACTATTTTTGGGCCGTGACGGCATTCTACGGCAGGTATATCCCCATAAAGTTCTGGGAGAGTTCCTTCTTTGTCAAAGGCACGGCCGGATCTATTCGGGGTTACAGCGGCAAGGAAGTCCCCATTACTGAGAAATTCTACGTCGGCGGTCTCAGTTCGATCCGCGGTTTCCGCTACGGTGAAGCCGGGCCCATGGACGAGAACGACGAACCTATCGGCGCCAAGAACCAGATGTATTTCAATCTTGAATGGATATTCCCCATCTATAAGCCAGCGGGTGTTAAGGGAGTCGTTTTTACCGATAGCGGCGCCGGTTTCGACGATTTCAGCAACCTGAGAATGAGATCGTCCGCAGGGCTCGGTATACGCTGGTTCTCCCCGCTTGGTCCCATCCGCCTTGAACTCGGATTCAACCTCAACCCCAAAGAGAACGAAAGGAAAAGTCTTTTCGATTTTGCCATCGGCACCCAATATTAG
- the ligA gene encoding NAD-dependent DNA ligase LigA, protein MPAMIVPGRHPNIWTRKEHLRYDTHIAYMCSGPAPGMREAAMDRENDEKRIEHLRKELEYHNHRYYVLDDPAVTDREYDGLLRELARLETEHPEFAEPNSPTQRVGSRPLDAFTTVPHTVPMLSLQNAMDEDEVRDFHKRVTKLLGTSDVEYAMEVKIDGLAVELVYVNGVFTLGSTRGDGYVGEDVTQNLRTIRAIPLRLRADGNTLLPERLEVRGEVYMGKKEFLALNGERELTGEPLFANPRNAAAGSIRQLDPKVTATRKLSIFCYAAGQITGEVFTTHMNFLEQLGKWGFRVNDKTRLCHTIEEVVDQYNRIRSIREEIPYEIDGTVIKVNRTDHQAALGNVSRSPRWAIAYKFEAVEEETTVKKIDISVGRTGALTPVAHLEPVIVGGVEVSRATLHNEDEIARKDVRVGDRVIVTRAGDVIPEVVRVLDAGRPGRAEPFPMPEKCPACGEAVVRPPGEAIRRCVNISCPAQIKRSIEHFVSKRAMDIDGLGTKLVEQLVDRQIIRDVADLYDCITKETLAGLERMADRSAGNIIDAIEASKRRPFARFMHALGIRQVGEHAAGLLAERFDSIEKLMSADTQLLLAIPEIGPEAASSITAFFRDAKNRETIRRILAAGMELEYEQGGSKKLAGLTFVFTGSLSNMSRDEARAKVEDLGGRTASSVSKKVSYVVAGEEAGSKLGKARRIGLKILTEQEFEEMLA, encoded by the coding sequence ATGCCGGCAATGATCGTGCCGGGAAGACATCCAAATATCTGGACTCGAAAAGAGCACCTGCGATATGATACACACATTGCATACATGTGCTCCGGCCCGGCGCCGGGCATGCGGGAAGCGGCCATGGACAGGGAAAACGACGAGAAAAGGATCGAGCATCTCAGGAAAGAACTGGAATACCACAATCACCGGTATTACGTGCTCGACGACCCCGCGGTGACGGACAGGGAATATGACGGCCTCCTGCGGGAGCTCGCCCGCCTCGAGACGGAGCACCCGGAATTTGCCGAGCCCAATTCACCGACGCAACGCGTGGGTTCACGGCCCCTCGACGCATTCACAACGGTTCCCCACACGGTTCCCATGCTGAGCCTCCAGAACGCCATGGACGAGGATGAGGTCAGGGATTTCCATAAGCGCGTCACGAAGCTCCTCGGGACGAGCGACGTCGAATATGCTATGGAGGTGAAGATAGACGGGCTTGCCGTCGAGCTCGTCTATGTCAACGGCGTCTTCACGCTGGGTTCCACACGGGGGGACGGCTACGTGGGCGAGGATGTGACGCAGAATTTGAGGACGATACGGGCTATACCCCTTCGCCTTCGCGCCGATGGCAACACACTATTGCCGGAACGTCTCGAAGTGCGCGGAGAGGTTTACATGGGGAAAAAGGAATTCCTTGCCCTGAACGGAGAGCGGGAACTGACAGGGGAACCGCTCTTCGCGAACCCCCGAAACGCGGCGGCGGGCTCCATCCGCCAGTTGGACCCCAAGGTCACGGCGACGAGGAAGCTCAGCATCTTCTGCTATGCCGCCGGCCAGATCACGGGCGAGGTCTTCACCACCCACATGAACTTCCTGGAGCAGTTGGGGAAATGGGGATTCAGGGTCAACGACAAGACCCGGCTGTGCCACACCATCGAAGAGGTTGTGGATCAGTACAACCGCATCAGATCCATCAGGGAGGAGATCCCCTACGAGATAGACGGCACCGTCATCAAGGTGAACAGGACCGATCACCAGGCGGCCCTCGGAAACGTCTCGCGCTCGCCCCGCTGGGCGATCGCCTACAAGTTCGAGGCCGTGGAAGAGGAGACAACGGTCAAGAAAATCGATATCAGCGTCGGGCGGACGGGTGCCCTCACCCCCGTGGCCCACCTTGAGCCTGTCATTGTGGGCGGGGTGGAGGTCTCACGGGCCACTCTGCACAACGAGGACGAGATAGCACGAAAGGACGTCAGGGTGGGAGACAGGGTCATCGTCACCCGGGCGGGCGACGTAATCCCCGAGGTCGTCAGGGTCCTTGATGCCGGCAGACCCGGCCGTGCTGAGCCCTTCCCGATGCCTGAAAAATGCCCCGCCTGCGGCGAGGCCGTGGTGCGCCCCCCCGGCGAGGCCATACGGCGCTGCGTCAACATAAGCTGTCCCGCCCAGATCAAAAGGAGCATAGAGCATTTTGTCTCAAAGCGGGCCATGGACATCGACGGCCTGGGGACAAAGCTCGTGGAACAGCTCGTCGACAGGCAGATCATCCGCGACGTGGCGGACCTCTACGATTGTATAACGAAGGAAACCCTCGCCGGGCTGGAGCGGATGGCCGACAGGTCCGCCGGGAACATCATCGACGCCATCGAGGCATCAAAGCGCAGGCCCTTTGCCAGGTTCATGCATGCCCTCGGCATCCGGCAGGTGGGTGAACACGCGGCTGGCCTCCTGGCGGAGCGCTTCGATTCCATCGAAAAGCTCATGTCGGCGGACACCCAGCTGCTTCTTGCCATACCCGAGATCGGGCCCGAGGCCGCCAGCAGCATCACCGCCTTCTTCCGGGACGCGAAGAACCGTGAAACGATACGAAGGATCCTCGCCGCCGGTATGGAATTGGAATATGAACAGGGCGGCTCAAAGAAACTCGCCGGCCTGACCTTCGTCTTCACCGGCTCTCTTTCAAACATGTCGCGCGACGAGGCCCGGGCAAAAGTCGAAGACCTCGGCGGCAGGACGGCCTCCTCGGTAAGCAAGAAGGTCAGCTACGTCGTGGCAGGCGAAGAGGCCGGCTCAAAGCTCGGCAAAGCCCGGCGGATAGGCCTGAAAATATTGACGGAACAGGAATTCGAGGAGATGCTGGCTTAG
- a CDS encoding Mut7-C RNAse domain-containing protein, producing the protein MIFICDVMLGKLARYLRVLGFDTRYVRRRDDLEAFPAPSVESLFLTRRQGRGTRPHTVVVLDDNPEKQLLEIRDIVEQHVDRSAFMTRCLECNTPLVDAPKEKIEPFVPEYIYHHHDRFKTCPSCRKVYWEGSHAHEMHEWIGKLIEPDGS; encoded by the coding sequence ATGATATTTATCTGCGATGTCATGCTGGGAAAGCTTGCCCGTTACCTGAGGGTCCTGGGCTTCGATACCCGCTACGTCCGCCGCAGAGATGACCTGGAGGCATTCCCCGCCCCCTCCGTCGAATCCCTCTTTCTGACAAGGAGACAAGGCCGGGGCACCCGCCCCCACACCGTCGTGGTCCTCGATGACAATCCCGAAAAACAGCTCCTCGAGATAAGGGATATCGTGGAACAACACGTTGACCGCTCGGCGTTCATGACGCGCTGCCTCGAATGCAACACGCCCCTCGTCGATGCGCCCAAAGAGAAGATCGAGCCCTTCGTCCCCGAGTACATATATCACCACCACGACAGGTTCAAGACCTGCCCGTCTTGCAGGAAAGTGTACTGGGAGGGCTCCCATGCCCATGAGATGCATGAGTGGATCGGTAAGCTCATCGAACCGGATGGTTCATGA
- a CDS encoding glycosyltransferase family 4 protein, whose product MKKILFYTHNIFTKENPVGYRIQQYFPYLERRGFKVSLLTTKADLATVLKAASRSDVVVVQRLLLNPVKLSLFKMFAKKMVYDFDDAVMYGNKGESATRRNRFAAMVKASKAVLCGNSFLMEEAGKYRRSDIHYMPTTVDIDEYPVKEHGGRKTFVVGWIGTRSTLRYLEGIRDLILSITDGGGIEFRVIADRPFGVHKQGITFQKWNKDHEKMMLLDLDMGIMPAGDDIWSRGKCGLKLIQYMATGLPSITNPVGVSKEMVTDGVNGFLRTDPRGWEEAIRTLSGDLPLRARMGEAARKTAVERYSLQVWGKRFAEIVDSL is encoded by the coding sequence ATGAAAAAGATCCTTTTCTACACCCACAACATATTCACAAAGGAAAATCCTGTGGGATACAGGATACAGCAGTATTTCCCCTATCTCGAAAGAAGGGGCTTCAAGGTTTCCCTGCTGACGACGAAGGCAGACCTGGCCACTGTCCTCAAGGCCGCCTCACGGTCTGATGTCGTCGTCGTGCAAAGATTGTTGCTCAACCCCGTGAAGCTCTCCCTGTTCAAGATGTTCGCAAAGAAGATGGTCTACGATTTTGACGACGCCGTCATGTACGGCAATAAGGGTGAGAGCGCGACAAGACGCAATCGATTTGCCGCCATGGTCAAGGCCTCGAAAGCGGTCCTGTGCGGGAACTCTTTCCTCATGGAGGAGGCGGGGAAATACAGAAGGTCCGACATCCACTACATGCCGACAACCGTCGATATCGACGAATACCCCGTGAAAGAGCATGGCGGCCGAAAGACCTTTGTCGTCGGATGGATAGGAACGAGGTCGACGCTCAGGTATCTCGAGGGGATCCGGGATCTCATCCTTTCCATCACGGATGGAGGGGGGATCGAGTTCAGGGTCATTGCCGACAGGCCTTTCGGGGTCCACAAACAGGGTATCACCTTTCAAAAATGGAACAAGGACCACGAAAAGATGATGCTCCTCGACCTTGACATGGGCATCATGCCTGCCGGGGATGATATATGGTCCCGGGGTAAGTGCGGCCTGAAACTGATCCAGTACATGGCGACGGGACTGCCTTCCATTACAAACCCCGTGGGTGTTTCGAAGGAAATGGTGACGGACGGGGTGAACGGTTTTTTGAGGACCGACCCCAGGGGATGGGAAGAGGCAATACGGACCCTGAGCGGCGATCTTCCCCTGCGCGCGCGCATGGGGGAGGCGGCACGGAAGACAGCGGTTGAAAGATACTCACTGCAGGTCTGGGGCAAGAGATTCGCTGAGATCGTAGATTCCTTATGA
- a CDS encoding endonuclease III: MKRGFPFDEMMEVLMDSFPEEAAPVITRISRGEMSDPFTILVGTLLSLRTKDETTEKVMETLLPRVRTPRDLLRIPESELERMIYPVGFYRTKTKVLKEVAGVLIDRFGGKVPDTIEELLSIRGIGRKTANLVVTEGYGKPGICVDTHVHRISNRLGIVSTRDPHRTEETLRQVLPERYWIVYNSLLVTFGKRICTPLSPKCSRCPIEHLCARNKVTRSR, from the coding sequence ATGAAAAGAGGATTTCCCTTCGACGAAATGATGGAGGTCCTTATGGATTCTTTCCCGGAGGAGGCGGCGCCGGTCATCACCCGCATATCCCGCGGTGAAATGAGCGATCCCTTTACAATCCTCGTAGGGACCCTGCTTAGCCTTCGGACAAAGGACGAGACCACCGAAAAGGTCATGGAGACGCTCCTGCCCCGGGTGAGGACACCCCGGGACCTTCTGAGGATCCCCGAGAGCGAACTGGAGCGGATGATCTATCCTGTCGGGTTTTACCGCACCAAGACAAAAGTGCTCAAGGAGGTGGCAGGCGTTCTCATCGACCGCTTCGGCGGAAAGGTCCCCGATACCATCGAGGAACTTCTCTCCATAAGAGGGATTGGCCGCAAGACGGCTAATCTCGTCGTCACCGAAGGGTACGGAAAACCGGGCATCTGCGTGGATACCCACGTCCACAGGATCTCGAACCGGCTCGGGATCGTTTCGACAAGGGATCCCCACCGGACCGAGGAGACGCTCAGGCAGGTTCTGCCCGAACGATACTGGATCGTATACAACTCCCTCCTGGTCACCTTCGGCAAACGGATCTGCACCCCGCTGTCGCCCAAATGCAGCCGATGCCCCATCGAGCATCTCTGCGCAAGGAACAAAGTGACAAGGTCAAGATAG
- a CDS encoding OmpH family outer membrane protein has protein sequence MKRFITVLFVVTILLTPLAAMSQSVSIAYIDLQKVMLESEQGKQIRNILTQDAERLKKNLDGKQAELQRLKDSVEKQGATITADARAEREKQYQSKLKDYQRLYNDYQTELQQKDMEYTQKVLKEVEGVVRALGEKEKYSLILEKSQAGILYATPAIDITSRVITLFNEAAKKKPIK, from the coding sequence ATGAAACGCTTTATTACGGTCCTTTTTGTCGTAACCATTCTGCTGACACCGCTCGCGGCGATGAGCCAGTCCGTCTCCATCGCATACATAGACCTGCAGAAAGTGATGCTCGAATCGGAGCAGGGCAAGCAGATCCGGAACATCCTGACACAGGATGCGGAGAGGCTGAAGAAGAACCTGGACGGAAAACAGGCCGAGCTGCAGAGACTTAAGGACTCCGTCGAAAAACAGGGCGCCACCATCACGGCCGACGCCCGGGCAGAGAGGGAAAAACAGTACCAGTCAAAGCTCAAAGATTACCAGAGACTCTATAACGACTACCAGACGGAGTTGCAGCAGAAGGACATGGAATACACCCAGAAGGTCCTCAAAGAGGTCGAGGGAGTGGTGCGCGCCCTCGGCGAGAAGGAAAAGTACTCCCTCATACTCGAGAAGAGCCAGGCTGGTATTCTCTACGCCACTCCCGCGATAGACATCACGAGCAGGGTGATCACCCTCTTTAACGAAGCGGCGAAAAAGAAACCTATCAAGTAA
- a CDS encoding MTAP family purine nucleoside phosphorylase has product MFAILGGTSLIDCRIFSGWPEEAVKTPFGTVTVKKGDGVVFVQRHGSPPLPPHRIRHRANIAALRELGVNRIVAVNSVGSLRFSLEPGTLLVPDDFVSPWHIETFFDDEMRFMIPVMDGNFAHEVFVACREHSMAVRMGGTYVQTIGPRLETRAEISILKGYGDIVGMTLASEATLAMEMDLSYASICSIDNYCHGIVEVPLTMDEILANVSRNLTTIEIILNALITRGLS; this is encoded by the coding sequence ATGTTTGCGATACTTGGAGGAACATCACTGATCGACTGCCGGATCTTCTCCGGCTGGCCCGAGGAAGCGGTAAAGACCCCTTTTGGCACCGTCACCGTTAAAAAGGGGGACGGAGTCGTCTTTGTCCAGAGACACGGCAGCCCTCCCTTGCCCCCTCACAGGATACGGCACCGGGCAAACATCGCGGCCCTCAGGGAACTGGGAGTGAACAGGATAGTGGCCGTCAACTCCGTGGGGAGTCTCAGGTTCTCCCTTGAACCCGGCACCCTCCTCGTTCCCGACGATTTCGTCTCCCCCTGGCACATCGAAACCTTCTTCGACGATGAGATGCGTTTCATGATACCCGTGATGGACGGGAACTTTGCCCATGAGGTGTTCGTGGCATGCAGGGAGCACTCAATGGCGGTGCGGATGGGCGGCACCTACGTCCAGACCATCGGGCCGAGACTGGAGACACGGGCCGAGATCAGCATACTCAAAGGTTACGGGGACATCGTCGGGATGACGCTCGCCTCCGAGGCAACCCTCGCCATGGAGATGGACCTGTCCTATGCCAGCATCTGTTCCATTGATAACTATTGCCATGGCATAGTTGAGGTGCCCCTGACCATGGACGAGATACTGGCGAACGTATCACGAAACCTCACAACCATCGAGATCATCCTCAATGCCCTCATCACGCGGGGCCTCTCGTGA